The segment CCGTAAAATCTACTGCATTTATAATCTTCAAGTCCAACTACATTTTCTTGTCACATTTACATACAGAGGAAGCAGGAAGGCATTCCACCACAAACTGGAGGAACCATGatacatgctaaattacataaaaagaaagaaaatttgaacATGGAAAGAAATGTAAATATTCAAATGCCATAGGACCTGCCGCAAGAGTATCTGAGATCTGACTAGAGCGTCACAGAAATGTAAAAGAATTAGACTTTTCTTCAAGAGAAGTTTTTCTTCAACCTCTATAAAATTGCCTGGGACTTTGCTCAAAATTAAAGACCttttcattagtaatcaaatcAGACATCCTAAATATCCCTTTAAAAATCCCTTCATGAAAGAGTGAGAAAAGTCAGACCAACTTAGTAAGAATGCATATATCAGTACAAGAACCAGACTAGCAAAATTTCCTGAGATACCCAACCAAACTAATTCCTCCAAAAAAATGGAATAGAATAATGGATGTTATAGTTCAAATATGAAGCTGGAAAACTTGTCGGTATTTCCTATTAAGTTGTTAAGGCCAGGAGCTTAACCAAAGGTAGGTCTACATGTCAAAGTCAAAACCCTTGCATGATCAAACTTAATTATGTAACTCAACCATTAAAATGCATTTTGGCTTGGCTCTTGGTATCAAGATTCATCATTGTCCCCTCTTTTTAGGACTCTTATGTCTAGAAATCTTCTAAGGGCTTGCAGAAGTTCCAGCCTAAATCCCAACCTATGGGTCTGTTGATCTTCAGGAAGAAAAAAGATCCATGGAGGTCTTTCCCTTGAAAAAAGATCCATTGAGGTCTTTCCCTTTTTCCCATAGGATTCGGACTGGGAAGTGTTGAGTCCAAATGAGCTGTCCAATCCATGACTCCAGCAGGAAATCCAGCCCAAAACAGCTGGATGACCCACGTAGGCCCTTAACTGCGAACAAAAAGGCACATCTCCCTTCCTACCAATTGGTCTTGTAGGCTCAAATTATGGAAAGTCCCTTTCTTGTCTAATCTTGCCCTTGCTAGGAACTTAGCATCATTTTCTATATGGTGGGCATCAAATTGACAGTCAATCATAGGATTGCAATGATAGTGGGTAAAAACTAGGTTTTCCAAGTAAACATTAATACACTCATATCAAATTACTTAAAATATTTAAGCAAATTAGGTAGGCTTACCTAGGCAATGAATCTTGCATAAGTTCCTAGAGACACTGCATTGACCACTCTATGAAGAGGAGCGAAGCCAAGAGAGAGTGGTCACAATGGTGGGATTCGGTTCTTCCTCATTTACCAGATTATGGGAGTAGACTCAGGTGCATGCAGGTATCGGAAAGCAGAtctctagaaaaaaaaattgatcagCAAATAGGTGTAGGGAAGGGTTTCCAAGAAGGTTTGAAAGTGGGTGCAGTACCCTAGGTGGAAGAATTTTGCTACTTCCTTCTTTGAGGTTATTATTAGTGTTTTATGGTAAAATTAAAGAAGCAGGAGAAATTTTGTCTATGCTGCCTATCAGTCTACAGTACAATTCTATTTGGCACATATATACCcatgttaaaaataaaataagattcaCACATACAGTGGGATACATTCGAGGCATCCATTAACCATCTCTTACAAGAAACATGGGTATTCTAATTCCTAAGATTATACTTAGAGATGACCCAAAAGTGGAAGATATTAGAGAATACTAGAATCGCACAAATCAACATGGCTCCGAAAAAATATTCTACAAAATACTAGTTGCTATGAAATTATACTGTTGCATTACTCTCAACCAGTCTATAGAACTATGTAGTATAATATCACTCAAAACCAACGAATCTGTAGCTTAACCACCCTTCACATATTCCAAAAACTAATAAAGCTCTAAACTACTAACACAACCACAAATACTCATAACATAGTGTGTATTAACTTCCTAAGACACCTTTTTGAGTTTAAACTGACAAAGCGATTACACAAGTAGAATTACAAAAATGATGGTTTTGTAGAAGCAATCCTTTTAGTTAACTTCAGCATTGCACTACAAAATGATatagaaaatcaaaaagaaaaaaataataaacctAAGAGAATAAATCCCTTCCAGCTATGAAATAAATGGTCCTGCATAATTGCACGAGAGTCTTGTTGATGGGGCCATCAAGTATAAAAAGCAAATAGGAGTTTGAGGGTCACAGAAGTAAAAGTAACATGAGTCCCCTTTGCTTTAGCATGGGGTGAAAATTCATGACCTACTATGAAAGATAGAAGCTAATGACAAATGGCACAGCTAGGAAACTCTAGTTCAATCGAAAGATACAGTTGGATCCAATGATGGCACTTCACTAAGCAAAAAAAAGGTTGAAGCAAATACAAAATGCTCTCAACAATCcccaaaagattgctggcatcCATCAGGCACTGAAATCAAAACATACACAGACTCGCACAACTAACTCACGAATGCAGTCACTTTGTTCGTCTAACCCATGAATATGGCTCTGAAGTTTGTCCAAGAGATTGATGAATCTGCAACAAGTGCAAATAATTAAACATAGAACAGAATTCAAAAAGTATCATCTCTGACTCAATTTTAAACTTCCAGATGACTTCTCGTATTTGCAAAAGATGCTAGACACTTGCTTATACTCAAATAAGAGcttttaaaaggaaaaaggaaacatttGTTTCCAATCATCGAACTAGTAATACTAAAGATGGAATAATTGGTTataccttttcttttttggtattCACAAGATACCGAGTGTTCTTGAAACACAAGATTATAAGATGTAAGAAGTTAAAGTCTTCACCTTGAGTTGATTTGAGGCAACCTAGGACCACCATCAGCATCTACCCACGTTCCTCCTTAACAAAAGCAGTTGGAGAACCTGAAAGAAATCCCCTATCCTTGCTCTCAATTTGGCCCACATGATTTCCAGTATGTGGTGAACTCCCTACCTTGCCCTTCATGTCGACATGATCAGCATGGTTGTGCATCCCAGTTAAAGAAGACACCTTGCTTTTATCATCTACGAAGCCTTCAACTGGCTTTGGCACCATTGCCATCGGTTCCTGGAACTTCATCCACCTATCAGTATCCCTGTTCTGCACCCTCTTCTGCCCCACATTGGCTGCCACCGTGCTGCCCAGCTTTGGTATCTTCTCCTTTGCCTCCACCACCTCTGGCAAGGGAACCACGGCGGCCTCATtagcttccttcttcttcctctccttctcaatcttCGAGAGTGTGAAGACCGTCTCCAGCATCTCCCTCGCTCTCTTCCTCGCCAAAGCCGCCTCCTTGACCTTCCTCTCCACCTCGGCCCTCGAAGCCACCACAGCCCTGCTCATGGAGGCCGCCGCCAGCCGCGCGGCGGCGAGGAGAACCTTCGCTGATGTGAGATCAATTGATCGCCGCTGTCCATCATTGCTGACGAGAAAGTAAGAGAAGCCAGCGGAGTTGCAGCAGCTAGggcagaggaaggaggaggcgcGGTCGGCTTCTGCAAGGCAGGCGGAGTGGGCGATGGAGGGGCACCGGGAGCAGCGGACGAAGGCGGATGGCGCCGGCGGTGGTTGGGGCCCGTCGAGGAGATTGAAGCAGACGGTACAGAAGGATCCGGCGTGGTACTTGAGGACGCAAGAAGTGCAAAGGCGGCAGAAGACAGTGCGGTGGCGGACGTGGTGGAGCGGCCAGGGGTCCCGGGCGTCGCAGCCGTCGCCGCCGCAACCGGTGGGGCGAGGTGGCGGTGGTGGGTCCCGGCCCAGCGTCGTCACCGCCGCCTTCGTCGTCATAGCTGCTGCGGCATTGGCCGGAGCAGTGGATCCGGACCTCAGAAAACCCTAGAAAACCCAAGATAGGAAATTAGGGTTTCGGAATCCGAGATTAGCGTTTCGAAACTTCAAGATCGAGCGAGAACGGAGGAAGGGGAGGGGGCTTCGGAGCTCTTGAGAGAATTCGGGGGGAGGATTGAAGAAAGATTTAGAAAGAATATTTGTCGAGCTTTGAGGGATTTTCCTTCCGTACCTGTTCTCTTTCGCTTCGGAAAGGTCGTCTTCTCAGGGTTGGGTTCCCGTCTCAAACGACTCTCTCTCGGGTTTGACGCTCGAATGCGGAGGAGCTAGCTGGTAGGGTGGGCCTCCTTGGCCAACTTGACTAAGCTGTTCTGTCGGGACCTGGTTCGGTTTAACTGGTCTATTCACCGGTTTATTTCTTTTAAACATGGTTAGGGCCGGTTCAGTTAGCCAATTGAGATCTAAATGAGTTTATACtttagatccattttgttcataggaagaattttttttattgaaatatgttttcTCCAATTTTTGGATATATGAAgcctgaaaaataatttttgtatttttagttgaccataaaaaaatagtacatttcagaatatcAGAATATCTTATATTTGGTACTTTGGTTGATAtctacttttttaaaaaaatattaagtaaAATATCTATAACTTAATAAAGAAAAGATCTAAACTCATTCTATAttctatataaaaatataaaagtacttgtgaaaaaaaaactactttctcatctctcttctttgaaaattctaactaaacataagatatttctctatttttcgtTGACCCACacttttctctcctctcttcccacAAACCAAATGAGCCCTAAGTTTTGTTGGAATACATTACATTGGGAAATAAATTAATGTTGACATTATACatgaaatacttaatatattatgaaTAAAACAGATCAGAAAAAATCTTTAAAAGTTACTGTATGCTAGCACAGATTAGCTTTCAATATTGTTAcgtttgtaaaaatatcttatGCTTATCTCCTTCATCTCTTAATTATTTTTGCTTCCCTCTTCCACGCATGCAATGGTATGTCAGACTTCAGCATTTTATCTCAAACCATGCAGCAAATTAAAATCTGTGCCTTCTGCACTTGCACATGTATCTCAATTGTCTTCTAATGCATAGACACTATGTCAATACCTCCTATACATTGAACAAATACAAGATGTGGTAATCTTATATTTGGGTAAAACTGCTGACTTGTCATTACTGTATAGCAAATGCAAACTAACAACTGATTTTAATGCTTAGTTGAGCTTTCTCCTAACTAGTTTTTCATGAGATAAACAAGAGAGAGTGCAACCCCCAAGATCTAATATAAATCATTCAAAATATCTAACCGCAAGGATGTAACTATTTGATCTACTTCCCATGCATTATGCAATGCTCGATACTAATTTACAAAAGATAAAATAAGTGGAAGTTTGTTTTTAAACTTTGATTACAATAAGGGCTTGTTTGGTTGCATAAATGAATCAGAAATAACTTTCACAAGCTTTCTGAGAGTGGTAGTTGGTTATACAGGGTTTTTTATTCAATGTTAGCTAACCAGCTTCTGAAAGAATACAAAAATTCCAAGGATTTGGAGACTCTTCCTTTTGAGACTAGGTATACTATGAAAAAGCAAACTCAATCAAGTGGAATCTAATGCTTGCTACAAGAACAACAGATTTTTAGATGCCATATTTTGCAATTTGTTGATCAATTGTGTTTgatcccctatttgattttgatgagcccaaaaCACTTGAGTATATTCCTTATTGTACTAACGTTCTTAAGTGAGTGTTTCAGGAGAAATTATataaaaacttaagaagaatTCATTAGAAAAAGGTTCAAAGGATTTAAGACAAGTTGAACACTTAAAAATGGACCTTAGTTACCAATGAACAGAGCACGAGACGTCTCTCACTGTAgacgagacgtctctggcacataGAAATTGAACTGGCACATCTTCAAGTCGACTCTTGACtgagacgagtcgactctcactgtAGAACAGAAGACTGTATTAAACGTGCCAgagcccgagtcgtctccagctgcaCCCGAGTCGTCTCGAGAAGTAAGGAatcagagcgcgagtcgactccagtatgtTTCAAGTCGACTTTTCTCAGAAAGACAGAAATCCAGTTTCAGAAAGCCAGAGCGCGAGTTGACTCAAGtatatttcgagtcgactcttctcAGAAAGATAGAAACCCAGTTTCAAAGAGCcagagcacgagtcgactcaagtctgATACGAGCCGACTCCCcgcagaaagacagaaagtcaggcaagagcgcgagtcgactccagggtgtcaCGAGCCAACTCCCGCAAAAAGAACAGAAAGCAACTTTTTGAAGAGGCCGATCGCAAGCCGACTCCCCACAGGCGCGAGACATCTCCTACCTCAGGCGAGCCAACTCCCAaaatactcgagtcgactccaaatctgCTGGGACGCCAACGGCTATATTGTCAGAAATTCAGAAAGGGGACCGGCTAGTTTTCAGTCTCTAACGACTAGTTTTGTGAAAATAGAGTATAAGAAGGCACTCTTTATTATTCTTCAACAACCAAGTGAATCCTCATTAAAGCGCATTAAAAGAGAAAAATCATTCTTGAGCTTTGAAGTGAGATTTCAAGTCAAAAGAGAAGAAGTGCTTCTAAAAGAAATCTCTGCTTTCTTCTCAACTTTCAAGGCATCTGATCCTCAAGCTTTTCCAGCCATCTGAGGAGgatcaagaaagaaagaagccaAGCTTTACAGCTGCCTTCATTCCAGGCTTCTTCTCCTATttcatatttataattgttttaTCTGCTTAGTTTAAAAAGCTTGTAACTATTCTAAACAttctttcattatcttgcaacttGATTtgatcggaggattgaatcaaggggttaaggccTTGTCCAAGTCCgggaatcaaggggttaaggccTTGTCCAAGCCCAAACTGTATACAACTAAGGTTGgttggggttggttctagttggtgatccagagaaaaccaactgggttcgtTGTGACCCCGGCAAAACAACGAGTTGAgctgtgatctcgtaaaacaactgAGTTGTAATCtaaagattatagtgaattttcaagtaaaacttgaggagtggacgtaggagtaaggattagctccgaaccactataaaacttgtgtgtttgcattgtgcctTATTATTTCCTTCACAGCTTTTCATATTTGCTCTAATTGCTGTAGCTTAAAGTTAAGTTATCCTTCATCAAGATAATTTTAAGTAGCTTAACCTTTACAGAACCCAATTCAACACAATTCAAGGACAgcttttttttcgaaaaaaaatgtAGGGGACCCAACTTCAATATAATAATCTGGACTCAAATACCTATGAATGCATTATCCAAGAATCTAACTCAAAAGCCCTGGTTAGCACAGGGATATGACCATAGGGATAAGTCCCAATTCATTTCTAAATGGCATGTTTCAAGGAACAGGCCATTGCCAACTACCCATTCCAAAACCACTAATAAAAGCCAACTCAAAAATTTACCATCATACCTGTTAAGAGTAAAGAGCTATAGTATCTTGTCTCCTTTCACATCCAGTTATTTCCTCACATTTTCACTATTACAACAAAAACTTATTAAAGTGAAGGTCCATGACATACTCTTGAATGAATCACATGTATCAGACAtaccaaataataataaaaaaaacatatattctTTAAGTTGTGATTTTGGAGTTCGGACAGCAAATCCTGCTTAGCATAGATAATAAGATTGAATGAATGACAAATAAATGTCTCACAATTTATAACAGAGATAGAAACAGACAATTTATAATAGAGATGGAAACAGATGGTGGATATAGAGCGAAATAAAGAGAACATCTTCAATAGTAAATTTCATCAAAAGCCCACCTATGACCAACAAGTGCGCGATAAACAAAATACTTAAAATTTGGAAATGGAAGCTGCCACAAATTATGATGTCCAGTTTCACACACAGGGAACTATGACTTCTAGTTGTCTAAGCCTCTCTGTTTATCCTCTCAGGCCTCTGGTCTAATCTCCATCATActagatgtgggactaaatctACTTTATGAGCAATGGAATCAACTCCACTAATGTAAGAACTGAGCCAAGCAAGTTTTGGACAACGCATGCAAAACTAGCATGGCTACTAGGTGAACAGAAGAGAGTTGGCTCGGGAGaacaaataaacaaaataacCCCATGGATGTAAAGTTTTTATTTCGATCTCCATGGATGTAAAGCTTTTGGTATATCTCGAGTTGCACCTCTTCCATTACCTTTCTGTTCTCTCAACATCTGGTACACCAGGTTACTGGAAGCAGCGGGGAAGGAAAAATTATTTGAgtttacaataaaaaaaatggttACAGTTGAAACCTGCTACGACAATACTCCTACCTGGCAATTTTTTCTTGAATCTGACTGCCAAAGACACCTTCTCCATGACATGATCCATCCATCAAAGAGCGCTATGCAAGCAACCACCATGATATGTAGGTTTATGTCCAGCAAGTGGTGGGGAAGGTACTATGATGCAATTCCTGTACTGTAAGCATGTCAAGAACgatgaaaataaaagaaaggaaaagaatacGTTATGACTGCTACAT is part of the Phoenix dactylifera cultivar Barhee BC4 unplaced genomic scaffold, palm_55x_up_171113_PBpolish2nd_filt_p 000952F, whole genome shotgun sequence genome and harbors:
- the LOC103721210 gene encoding uncharacterized protein LOC103721210 is translated as MTTKAAVTTLGRDPPPPPRPTGCGGDGCDARDPWPLHHVRHRTVFCRLCTSCVLKYHAGSFCTVCFNLLDGPQPPPAPSAFVRCSRCPSIAHSACLAEADRASSFLCPSCCNSAGFSYFLVSNDGQRRSIDLTSAKVLLAAARLAAASMSRAVVASRAEVERKVKEAALARKRAREMLETVFTLSKIEKERKKKEANEAAVVPLPEVVEAKEKIPKLGSTVAANVGQKRVQNRDTDRWMKFQEPMAMVPKPVEGFVDDKSKVSSLTGMHNHADHVDMKGKVGSSPHTGNHVGQIESKDRGFLSGSPTAFVKEERG